A region from the Candidatus Methanoperedens sp. genome encodes:
- the mutL gene encoding DNA mismatch repair endonuclease MutL produces MGKIHVLDDATINKIAAGEVIERPSSVVKELIENSIDANASDIRVEVIKSGKKLIRVTDNGCGMGKEDAALSFMKHATSKIGKIDDLETVRTMGFRGEALSSISAVAKVEIITKTREELSGTKVTVHGGKLMGTGEAGAADGTAVTVEELFYNTPARKKYLKSDSTELAHIIDVVTRNALGHNNISFTLLHNGAEILRSPASELQDTIIHIYGNEVARAMLPVYFESSLAKVTGFVSKPSLTRGSLYFQNFYINDRSIGSRAISFALRDGYGSLIPRGRFPIAILKIYVDTKEVDVNVHPTKNQVRLSHEREICDSVAHAVKIALSQKNLIPDVGNTKKQSQLYENAQEIPLVRETGTGFKVSIKDTERRLRQTERFADEKNKKMELPQVKVLGQVGSLYIIAETSDGLMIIDQHAAHERIFYEQVRESRRSDSQELIVPINLELDSREKVLIKECVPYLEEFGFRISEFGPDAFAVTAVPDVLGRLEDPELVHDIITDILSEERIKDETGLFERVTKSIACRSAVKAGAQCSQSQMEGLIAQLFLTENPYTCPHGRPTMVSFNRQELDKMFKRS; encoded by the coding sequence ATGGGAAAAATCCACGTACTCGATGATGCGACAATAAACAAGATTGCGGCCGGCGAAGTGATAGAACGCCCCTCCTCTGTCGTCAAGGAACTTATCGAGAACTCCATTGATGCCAATGCTTCCGACATTAGGGTTGAAGTTATCAAGAGCGGAAAGAAGCTGATAAGAGTAACCGATAACGGGTGCGGGATGGGTAAGGAGGATGCTGCGCTTTCATTCATGAAGCATGCCACAAGCAAGATTGGCAAAATTGACGATCTCGAAACTGTGAGAACAATGGGGTTTCGAGGCGAGGCGTTATCCTCCATTTCTGCCGTAGCCAAGGTAGAAATAATCACGAAAACAAGAGAAGAGTTATCAGGAACAAAGGTAACGGTTCATGGCGGAAAATTGATGGGCACAGGCGAAGCAGGAGCTGCAGACGGAACTGCAGTCACAGTCGAAGAGCTTTTTTACAATACCCCGGCAAGAAAAAAATATCTCAAATCTGACAGCACCGAACTTGCGCACATAATTGATGTTGTGACAAGAAATGCACTCGGACATAACAATATATCTTTCACTTTACTTCATAACGGGGCGGAGATATTGCGCTCACCCGCCTCGGAACTTCAGGACACAATAATCCACATCTACGGCAACGAAGTGGCAAGGGCGATGCTTCCTGTTTATTTCGAATCAAGCCTTGCAAAGGTAACAGGATTCGTATCAAAACCTTCCCTGACGAGGGGCAGCCTGTACTTCCAGAATTTTTACATCAATGACAGGAGCATCGGTTCCAGGGCTATAAGCTTTGCTTTGAGGGACGGGTATGGCTCACTCATTCCCAGAGGGCGTTTTCCCATAGCGATTTTAAAGATATACGTGGACACTAAGGAAGTGGACGTCAATGTACATCCCACAAAAAACCAGGTTCGCCTGAGCCATGAGAGGGAAATATGCGATTCGGTTGCCCATGCTGTTAAAATTGCCCTGTCGCAAAAGAATCTTATTCCTGATGTTGGTAATACAAAAAAACAATCGCAGCTTTACGAAAACGCCCAGGAAATACCTCTTGTGAGGGAAACGGGCACAGGATTCAAAGTTTCTATTAAAGATACAGAGAGAAGACTCAGGCAAACAGAACGATTTGCCGATGAGAAAAATAAAAAAATGGAATTGCCGCAGGTTAAGGTTCTCGGGCAGGTGGGCAGCTTATATATTATTGCCGAAACCAGCGATGGACTGATGATAATAGACCAGCATGCGGCCCATGAGCGCATATTCTACGAACAGGTGCGTGAATCGAGGCGCAGCGATTCCCAGGAGCTAATAGTTCCCATTAACCTTGAACTTGATTCCAGGGAGAAGGTCTTGATTAAGGAATGCGTCCCCTATCTTGAAGAGTTTGGCTTCAGGATATCAGAATTCGGACCAGATGCTTTTGCGGTCACGGCAGTACCCGATGTGCTCGGAAGGCTTGAAGACCCAGAGCTGGTGCACGACATAATAACAGACATCCTTTCTGAGGAGAGGATAAAGGATGAGACAGGGCTCTTTGAGCGTGTTACTAAAAGTATCGCATGCAGAAGCGCGGTCAAGGCAGGGGCGCAATGTTCCCAATCGCAGATGGAAGGGCTCATAGCACAGCTTTTCCTGACGGAGAACCCGTATACCTGTCCTCACGGCAGACCAACCATGGTTTCTTTTAACAGGCAGGAACTTGACAAGATGTTCAAGAGAAGTTGA
- a CDS encoding heat-shock protein: protein MEIKLGSNDFVKILAIVAGMAFIMISVAYGITYIIAEGVSPIPPYLILFIFAVGFVLASVFFEKRGAMYPWSLVGGAIASAISAFIITASIGGIKYIWEKGLGGLSTDTAFYALSISIILSMVLLNLARHKL from the coding sequence ATGGAAATCAAACTAGGATCCAACGACTTCGTGAAAATACTTGCGATAGTAGCCGGAATGGCTTTTATCATGATTTCGGTAGCGTATGGGATAACGTATATAATAGCAGAAGGGGTCTCCCCAATCCCGCCGTATCTTATCCTGTTTATATTCGCCGTCGGCTTTGTTCTGGCTTCGGTGTTCTTTGAAAAACGGGGTGCAATGTATCCCTGGTCGCTTGTGGGCGGTGCAATCGCATCGGCAATTTCAGCGTTTATAATTACAGCTTCCATCGGCGGAATAAAATACATCTGGGAAAAAGGACTTGGGGGTCTGAGTACGGATACGGCTTTTTATGCCCTTTCGATAAGCATAATCCTGAGCATGGTTTTACTCAATCTTGCGAGACACAAGCTTTAA
- a CDS encoding class I SAM-dependent methyltransferase, translated as MNDSMKEHWNEIYAALDVDELTWYEEIPEPSIKLLSKCHINKDESILDVGAGASTFVDYLINQGFSNIIATDISEIALNKLKERLGKEKASLVRWMVDDITQPIHIQDLRDIAVWHDRAVLHFLLKDDQQYMYLSTLKKVIKKGGYVIIAAFSLEGAKKCSGLDVKNYDQNILAKFLGADFSLLEYFDYTHYMPSGEPRPYIYALFQKN; from the coding sequence ATGAATGACTCAATGAAAGAGCACTGGAATGAAATTTATGCGGCATTAGATGTAGATGAGCTGACATGGTACGAAGAAATCCCTGAGCCTTCTATAAAATTACTATCTAAATGTCATATTAATAAAGACGAATCTATATTAGATGTGGGGGCAGGTGCATCAACATTTGTTGATTATCTCATTAACCAGGGATTCAGTAATATCATTGCTACCGACATAAGTGAAATAGCTTTGAACAAGCTAAAAGAAAGATTGGGTAAAGAAAAAGCCTCCCTGGTAAGATGGATGGTAGATGATATTACCCAGCCAATTCATATCCAGGATCTAAGAGATATTGCTGTGTGGCATGACAGGGCAGTATTACATTTTTTATTAAAAGATGACCAGCAATACATGTATTTATCTACGCTAAAGAAAGTGATTAAAAAAGGTGGTTATGTTATTATCGCTGCCTTTTCGTTAGAGGGCGCAAAAAAATGCAGCGGTTTGGATGTTAAAAATTATGACCAGAACATACTGGCAAAATTCTTAGGAGCGGATTTTAGCCTGCTTGAATATTTTGATTATACACATTATATGCCTTCGGGCGAGCCAAGACCATATATATATGCCTTATTTCAAAAAAATTAA
- a CDS encoding formate--phosphoribosylaminoimidazolecarboxamide ligase, whose product MVAELEILEILEGYDKDNLAIATVCSHSSLQIFDGARKEGFKTIGICLGAPPKFYDAFPKAKPDEFFVVKDYREILSKSSELAKKNAILIPHGSFVEYLGATNFQKLRLPTFGNRRVLEWESDREMSREWLESAGIKMPRQIKNPEDIDSPMMVKYYGAKGGMGFFVVKNYSDFQKRINTKEKYTIQEFVLGTRYYMHYFYSPIKQEGYKLSKGALELLGIDRRVESNADEIFRIGSPTELAGAGIYPTFVVTGNQPLIVRESLLPRIFEMGEQVVEKSLELFGGMIGPFCLEAVVTDSLELKVFEISARIVAGTNLFISGSPYSDLVDEKLSTGRRIAREIKNARDSNRLSEVIS is encoded by the coding sequence ATGGTCGCAGAGCTGGAGATACTTGAGATTTTAGAGGGTTACGATAAGGATAATCTAGCTATCGCCACGGTATGTTCGCACAGCAGCCTTCAGATTTTCGACGGGGCAAGAAAAGAGGGCTTCAAGACAATCGGGATATGCCTGGGTGCGCCGCCAAAATTCTATGATGCTTTCCCGAAGGCAAAACCTGATGAATTCTTCGTTGTGAAAGATTACAGGGAAATCCTCTCAAAATCAAGCGAACTTGCAAAGAAAAACGCCATACTGATACCTCACGGCTCTTTTGTGGAGTACCTCGGAGCCACAAATTTCCAGAAGCTTCGCCTTCCCACATTCGGCAACCGCCGCGTGCTTGAATGGGAATCAGACAGGGAGATGAGCCGGGAATGGCTTGAGTCCGCGGGCATAAAAATGCCGCGCCAGATAAAGAACCCCGAGGATATCGATTCGCCCATGATGGTAAAGTATTACGGTGCAAAAGGCGGGATGGGTTTCTTTGTTGTGAAGAATTATTCAGACTTCCAGAAAAGGATTAATACCAAAGAAAAATACACCATACAGGAATTCGTTCTTGGAACACGCTATTACATGCATTATTTTTATTCACCTATCAAGCAGGAAGGCTACAAATTGAGTAAGGGGGCTCTTGAACTCCTGGGCATTGACAGGCGCGTGGAATCGAATGCGGATGAGATTTTCAGGATTGGCTCACCGACGGAGTTAGCCGGGGCAGGTATTTATCCCACGTTTGTGGTAACTGGCAACCAGCCTCTCATAGTAAGGGAATCACTGCTCCCCAGGATATTCGAGATGGGGGAGCAGGTAGTTGAGAAATCACTTGAGTTGTTTGGAGGCATGATAGGACCATTCTGTCTTGAAGCAGTAGTAACCGACTCACTTGAGTTGAAAGTGTTTGAGATTTCAGCGCGCATCGTGGCTGGAACCAATCTGTTCATTTCAGGTTCACCGTATTCGGATCTGGTGGATGAAAAACTCTCAACAGGAAGGCGTATCGCCAGGGAAATCAAGAATGCGCGGGATTCGAATCGGCTTTCAGAGGTAATATCATGA
- a CDS encoding NAD(P)/FAD-dependent oxidoreductase, with product MTKKKEYDVIIVGAGPAGMFAADELAGRMDVLIIDKGRDIDKRECKMNLHSICMHCDPCDIMCGVGGAGTFSDGTLNLRPDIGGDLAEQTGDPEYAWQLVDHVDKVFVRYGAPEQLYVPKGDEVEQLKRRAAAVGARFIEIIQRHIGSDNAPLVIENFEKDLKERGIEFLLETKVADLIIENDTCAGVMLQDGTEMRSRFTIIAPGRIGAAWIDEVVKKHKIAAKYAPIDVGVRVEVPAIIMDPITKINRDPKFHIQTKTYDDFVRTFCTNEHGFVVKEEYEDFIATNGHSMRNMESENTNFAFIVRVELTEPLENTIKYGRSIAKLATTIGGGRPVLQRMGDLRRGRRSTEKRLKKNVVVNTLKDVTPGDISMALPHRIVTDIKEGLEVLNEIIPGVAADSTLLYAPEVKFYSMQVLVDKNMETSIKNLFAAGDGAGLSRDIVNAAATGVIAGRGILKKSG from the coding sequence ATGACGAAAAAGAAAGAATATGATGTGATTATAGTGGGGGCAGGACCTGCGGGCATGTTCGCGGCAGATGAACTTGCAGGCAGAATGGACGTGCTTATTATTGATAAGGGAAGGGATATTGATAAGCGCGAGTGCAAGATGAACCTGCACAGCATCTGCATGCACTGCGACCCCTGCGATATCATGTGCGGAGTAGGCGGAGCCGGGACTTTTTCTGACGGCACCCTTAACCTTCGCCCTGATATCGGTGGAGACCTTGCTGAGCAGACAGGAGACCCTGAGTATGCATGGCAGCTTGTTGACCATGTGGATAAGGTATTCGTGAGATACGGGGCGCCGGAGCAGCTTTATGTACCCAAAGGAGATGAGGTGGAGCAGTTGAAACGCCGTGCTGCTGCTGTGGGAGCGAGGTTTATTGAAATAATCCAGAGGCATATCGGTTCGGATAATGCACCTTTGGTTATCGAGAACTTTGAGAAGGATCTGAAGGAGAGAGGCATTGAATTCCTGCTTGAAACCAAGGTGGCAGACCTTATTATCGAGAACGATACCTGTGCCGGTGTAATGTTGCAGGACGGAACGGAGATGCGCTCCCGTTTTACGATTATCGCACCTGGAAGGATTGGCGCCGCGTGGATTGACGAGGTTGTGAAGAAACACAAGATAGCGGCAAAATACGCGCCTATCGATGTTGGCGTGAGGGTTGAAGTGCCTGCAATCATTATGGACCCGATTACAAAGATAAACCGCGACCCGAAATTCCATATCCAGACGAAGACATACGATGATTTTGTGAGAACCTTTTGCACAAACGAGCATGGTTTCGTGGTCAAGGAGGAGTACGAGGATTTCATTGCCACGAATGGTCATTCCATGAGGAACATGGAGTCTGAGAACACGAATTTTGCTTTTATTGTGAGGGTGGAGCTTACCGAGCCGCTGGAGAACACCATAAAGTATGGAAGAAGCATTGCCAAACTTGCAACAACGATAGGCGGAGGAAGACCTGTATTGCAGAGGATGGGCGACCTTCGCAGGGGACGGCGCAGCACTGAAAAAAGGCTCAAGAAGAATGTTGTGGTTAATACGTTAAAGGACGTGACGCCCGGGGATATTTCCATGGCGCTGCCCCATAGAATCGTCACTGACATAAAGGAAGGGCTTGAGGTATTGAATGAGATAATCCCGGGCGTGGCTGCGGACTCAACGCTTTTATATGCGCCAGAGGTGAAGTTCTATTCCATGCAGGTTCTGGTGGATAAGAACATGGAGACCTCGATTAAGAACCTTTTCGCGGCAGGGGACGGCGCGGGTCTTTCGAGGGATATCGTGAATGCGGCGGCGACCGGGGTGATTGCGGGAAGGGGGATATTGAAGAAAAGTGGATAA
- a CDS encoding nucleotidyltransferase domain-containing protein — MVTKKLSEKIVSELKDIFQSDLHSVILFGSYAKGKAQTYSDIDILIILNRKFANWTERRDLEIELRKKLYRTVGQVSPKVGSVEELKAALEAYNPLILNILDSGITLSDDGTFNKLKEQFKQKISTKVQKHADYWEVVA, encoded by the coding sequence ATGGTAACGAAAAAACTTTCAGAAAAAATAGTATCTGAATTAAAGGATATATTTCAATCTGACCTTCACAGTGTAATCCTGTTCGGCTCATATGCAAAAGGGAAAGCTCAGACATATTCCGACATTGATATCCTTATAATCCTTAACAGGAAATTCGCAAACTGGACGGAACGCCGAGACCTTGAAATAGAGCTCAGGAAAAAGCTTTACCGAACAGTAGGTCAGGTTTCTCCAAAGGTTGGTTCTGTCGAAGAACTAAAGGCTGCATTAGAAGCTTATAATCCTCTAATACTGAATATATTAGATTCCGGCATCACATTATCCGATGATGGTACCTTTAACAAATTAAAAGAACAATTTAAACAAAAAATTTCAACTAAAGTTCAAAAGCATGCAGATTACTGGGAAGTGGTGGCTTGA
- a CDS encoding HEPN domain-containing protein, translated as MTQNTDIAKAYLIEANNDYDVVSLLIENKKFSAATYHAQQSIEKLLKACLAAEGKIGIYKHEIFSFFLNEFKDKIDNTTMAKLEDAVIPLEENWAISRYPDWSVKPIWIPSQQFTLDNAIMSETRMRTVFEILIPFLKKNYKIQV; from the coding sequence TTGACGCAGAACACGGACATCGCAAAAGCTTATCTTATTGAAGCAAACAATGACTATGATGTAGTATCTTTACTTATTGAAAATAAAAAATTCAGCGCCGCAACATATCATGCTCAACAGTCTATTGAAAAATTACTGAAAGCATGTCTTGCGGCAGAAGGTAAAATCGGCATCTATAAACATGAAATTTTTTCTTTTTTTCTTAATGAGTTCAAAGACAAAATTGACAACACGACTATGGCTAAACTTGAAGATGCAGTCATACCCCTTGAAGAAAATTGGGCTATCTCAAGATATCCCGACTGGAGCGTTAAACCGATATGGATTCCATCCCAGCAATTCACCCTTGATAATGCTATTATGAGTGAAACAAGGATGCGAACAGTTTTCGAGATATTAATTCCATTTTTGAAGAAAAATTATAAAATTCAGGTATAA
- a CDS encoding triphosphoribosyl-dephospho-CoA synthase, whose translation MDSSHIARCAQLAMLLEVSATPKPGNIDRDHNYTDTRFEHFLASAVGVYPVLEKAARSGSGTGSLIREAVLESSKWQKGGNTHFGAFLLLIPLVMAAGRCENTKCLKAQVQKVVRETTQEDAIELYRAFSEAKVKVKPVDDLDLGDANSLGKIKQQRLTLFNLMEISSSYDMIALEWVNGFQKTFECAASIRDKIKKYSINDAVVLTFMELLSSNKDTFIQTKFDSKKAEEVSLRAKEIMQKGDIDKIRGKIHSFDEELLREGINPGSTADIIIAGLFVSLFEGMRF comes from the coding sequence ATGGACTCATCCCACATCGCCCGCTGCGCCCAGCTCGCAATGCTCCTCGAAGTCTCAGCTACGCCCAAGCCAGGCAACATCGACAGAGACCATAACTACACAGACACGCGCTTCGAGCACTTCCTTGCAAGCGCTGTGGGAGTATATCCGGTGCTGGAAAAGGCTGCACGCTCAGGCTCAGGCACCGGCTCGCTCATCCGCGAAGCAGTCCTCGAGAGCAGCAAATGGCAGAAGGGAGGCAACACTCATTTCGGCGCATTCTTGCTTCTCATTCCGCTTGTGATGGCAGCAGGCAGGTGTGAAAATACAAAATGCCTGAAAGCGCAGGTTCAGAAAGTTGTAAGAGAAACCACGCAAGAGGATGCAATTGAACTGTACAGGGCATTTTCCGAAGCAAAAGTCAAGGTTAAACCCGTTGACGACCTCGACCTCGGTGATGCTAATTCTCTTGGCAAAATAAAGCAGCAGAGACTGACTCTTTTTAACCTGATGGAGATTTCAAGCAGCTATGACATGATCGCTCTGGAATGGGTGAACGGTTTCCAGAAAACCTTTGAGTGTGCCGCATCGATCAGGGATAAAATTAAAAAATACAGTATTAATGATGCTGTGGTGCTTACTTTCATGGAACTCTTATCCAGCAATAAAGATACATTCATCCAGACAAAATTTGACAGCAAGAAAGCTGAAGAGGTTTCTTTGAGGGCAAAAGAAATTATGCAAAAAGGGGATATTGACAAGATAAGGGGTAAAATACATTCCTTTGATGAAGAATTATTAAGGGAAGGCATCAATCCCGGTTCAACCGCTGATATAATTATCGCAGGATTGTTCGTCTCGCTGTTCGAGGGGATGAGATTTTGA
- a CDS encoding DUF447 family protein, which yields MIDVEDFGIYEGISEVIFTTLSPEGVPNAAPMGLHRKGEKLFARIYDSKTLDNILSKPELAANIVDDPVLFVRSSLSDIEPEIFESVEGFPVLKNAQGWILFDCRCRKGKKISVVELSPLKGKINQRKIQPVNRGFNAVIEASIHATRYAALKKQKYLDCIGYYNTIVQKCGGEREKEAMKLLYELIG from the coding sequence TTGATCGATGTAGAGGATTTCGGGATATACGAAGGGATATCGGAAGTGATATTCACGACCCTCTCGCCTGAGGGAGTGCCCAATGCAGCGCCTATGGGTCTGCACAGGAAAGGCGAAAAGCTCTTTGCAAGGATTTATGACTCAAAGACGCTGGACAATATATTAAGCAAGCCAGAGCTGGCAGCAAATATCGTGGACGACCCTGTTTTATTCGTTCGGTCCTCTCTTTCGGATATCGAACCTGAAATATTCGAATCCGTGGAAGGTTTTCCGGTTTTGAAGAACGCGCAGGGATGGATTCTTTTTGATTGCAGATGCAGGAAAGGCAAAAAGATTTCAGTTGTAGAGTTATCGCCTCTCAAAGGAAAAATAAATCAGCGAAAAATCCAGCCCGTGAATCGAGGATTCAACGCAGTGATTGAGGCTTCAATTCATGCTACACGGTATGCAGCGCTAAAAAAACAGAAATATCTCGATTGCATCGGATATTACAATACCATAGTCCAAAAATGCGGCGGGGAGCGGGAGAAGGAAGCCATGAAGTTGCTCTATGAACTGATCGGATAA
- the ruvB gene encoding Holliday junction branch migration DNA helicase RuvB gives MEERIITPTSLNDEKEDITIRPTRLSEFIGQDALKESLKVFIEASKKRGEPLDHILFSGPPGLGKTTLAHIIAHEMGSDIKSTSGPVLEKPGDLAAILTALKKGDVLFIDEIHRMNSVIEEILYPAMEDYQIDVMIGEGPSARSIKLTLERFTLIGATTRVGLLGSPFRDRFGFTSRLNLYSVQELVSVVGRSASILQIPITQDGSLEIAKRSRGTPRIANRLLRRAWDFALVRAEGEITQNAADDALTMLGIDRLGLDELDRKIIAVIAEDFGGGPVGVKTIAISVGEEVRTIEEVYEPYLIQIGFIKRTPQGRETTPAAKEHLRVH, from the coding sequence ATGGAAGAAAGAATCATCACGCCAACTTCCCTGAATGATGAAAAGGAAGATATCACCATCCGCCCCACCAGGCTTTCCGAATTCATAGGGCAGGATGCGCTCAAGGAATCCCTCAAGGTATTCATAGAGGCTTCCAAGAAAAGGGGCGAACCGCTTGACCACATCCTTTTTTCTGGACCACCGGGTCTTGGGAAAACCACGCTGGCGCATATTATCGCACATGAGATGGGCTCTGATATAAAAAGCACCTCGGGTCCAGTGCTTGAGAAGCCTGGCGATCTGGCTGCCATACTTACTGCGCTTAAGAAGGGGGATGTACTCTTTATTGATGAAATCCACCGCATGAATTCCGTTATCGAGGAAATTCTGTACCCGGCGATGGAGGATTACCAGATAGATGTGATGATAGGCGAGGGACCAAGCGCGCGCTCAATAAAACTCACGCTTGAACGTTTTACCCTCATAGGCGCAACCACAAGGGTTGGGCTTCTTGGCTCGCCGTTCAGGGACAGGTTCGGCTTCACGTCGCGGCTCAACCTCTACTCGGTGCAGGAGCTTGTTTCCGTAGTTGGGCGCAGCGCTTCCATCCTGCAAATTCCGATAACGCAGGACGGTTCGCTTGAAATAGCGAAGCGCAGCCGGGGCACGCCGCGCATTGCGAACCGGCTTCTAAGGAGGGCATGGGATTTTGCCCTTGTGAGGGCAGAGGGAGAAATCACGCAGAACGCAGCGGATGATGCGCTGACCATGCTGGGCATTGACAGGCTCGGACTGGATGAGCTTGACAGGAAAATTATTGCTGTAATAGCAGAGGATTTTGGCGGCGGACCTGTTGGCGTTAAGACAATCGCGATATCCGTGGGTGAAGAGGTCAGGACTATCGAAGAGGTTTACGAGCCATACCTTATACAGATAGGATTTATCAAACGAACGCCTCAGGGAAGGGAGACTACGCCTGCGGCTAAGGAACATTTAAGAGTTCATTGA
- the ruvA gene encoding Holliday junction branch migration protein RuvA, whose protein sequence is MIAHIYGEIAHRGEGFVVIDVNGIGYQVSVTKPALLELNQREKVKMYTYLHVREDALNLYGFTSAGELEIFKLLISVTRVGPQIALNILSQIRIEELAAAIIHEDEKVLTRISGIGQKNAKRLILELKDKMKKKMGDYKAPASNVNYDAVSALVSLGFEMRRAQEAVNAVSAGIKEPTVEALIKAALLKIKERKE, encoded by the coding sequence ATGATTGCACACATATATGGAGAGATTGCGCATCGCGGCGAAGGTTTTGTTGTTATCGATGTCAATGGTATAGGGTATCAGGTCAGTGTCACGAAACCGGCATTGCTGGAGCTTAATCAGAGAGAAAAGGTAAAGATGTACACCTACCTCCATGTCAGGGAGGATGCCCTCAATTTATATGGATTTACCAGTGCAGGCGAGCTTGAGATATTTAAACTCCTGATAAGCGTGACAAGAGTCGGACCCCAGATTGCATTGAACATCCTTTCTCAGATTAGGATAGAGGAGCTTGCTGCCGCAATAATACATGAGGATGAAAAAGTATTGACCCGCATTTCTGGAATCGGTCAGAAAAATGCCAAGCGGTTAATCCTCGAACTCAAGGACAAAATGAAAAAGAAAATGGGGGATTATAAAGCCCCTGCAAGCAATGTCAATTACGATGCTGTGAGCGCTCTTGTTTCCCTTGGATTTGAAATGCGGAGGGCTCAGGAAGCCGTAAACGCCGTATCCGCAGGCATTAAAGAACCCACTGTGGAAGCATTGATTAAAGCTGCGCTTTTGAAAATAAAAGAACGCAAAGAGTAA
- the ruvC gene encoding crossover junction endodeoxyribonuclease RuvC has protein sequence MIVVGIDPGLATVGFGVIRTEKSAITPVSYGCIRTSAEKQTPQRLLEIYTEVIALFEKYSPEAVAVEKLFFNKNVTNAMSVSEARGVIVLAAQQKHIPVFEYTPLQVKQAITGSGRADKKQMQEMIKRLLNLKEIPKPDDAADGLSIALCHINIMR, from the coding sequence ATGATTGTCGTCGGAATTGACCCGGGACTTGCAACCGTGGGCTTTGGCGTCATAAGAACTGAGAAAAGCGCCATTACTCCCGTAAGCTATGGTTGTATAAGAACCTCTGCTGAAAAACAAACCCCGCAGCGGCTCCTGGAAATATACACCGAGGTTATCGCACTTTTTGAAAAGTATTCTCCAGAAGCTGTCGCAGTGGAAAAACTCTTTTTCAATAAGAATGTCACAAATGCGATGTCGGTCAGCGAGGCGAGGGGGGTTATCGTTCTTGCGGCGCAGCAAAAGCACATACCTGTATTTGAATATACTCCGCTTCAGGTAAAACAGGCAATCACAGGTTCGGGAAGGGCGGATAAAAAACAGATGCAGGAAATGATTAAGAGGCTTTTAAATTTAAAGGAAATACCAAAACCTGACGATGCTGCAGACGGTCTTTCGATTGCTTTATGCCATATAAATATAATGAGATAA
- a CDS encoding peptidylprolyl isomerase: MSIQKGDFIRVSYTGKTADDSRVFDTTDEEVAKANKIYNEKGKYGGDVIIVGAGHTIAGLDEDFTGKDVGYKGEVTVPPEKAFGHRNPELIESVPITKFKERPRVETMVEVDGRQGMVIRVIGRMAQVDFNRFLAGQTVTYDYEIKEKIEDIEGKVKGLLGLYIGKDFSIQVNDGTATVEIEPALTYNQRWLMSKRQIAREIIDNTDIKEIVYLERYNKDVLEPKTASEIKS; encoded by the coding sequence ATGAGTATCCAGAAAGGAGATTTTATAAGAGTTTCATACACCGGAAAAACAGCAGACGATAGCCGCGTTTTTGATACAACGGATGAAGAAGTGGCAAAAGCCAATAAAATCTATAACGAAAAAGGAAAATACGGGGGAGATGTTATCATCGTGGGCGCGGGTCACACCATCGCCGGGCTGGATGAGGATTTCACAGGCAAGGATGTGGGTTATAAAGGTGAAGTTACAGTCCCGCCTGAAAAAGCTTTCGGGCACAGGAACCCTGAACTTATCGAGAGCGTACCCATAACCAAATTCAAGGAAAGACCTCGGGTTGAGACGATGGTGGAGGTTGATGGTCGCCAGGGCATGGTGATCAGGGTGATTGGCAGGATGGCGCAGGTTGACTTTAACAGGTTCCTGGCTGGACAGACTGTCACATACGACTACGAGATAAAAGAAAAAATAGAGGATATAGAGGGTAAGGTAAAGGGTCTTTTAGGTCTGTATATCGGGAAGGATTTTTCAATTCAGGTAAATGACGGCACTGCGACGGTTGAAATTGAACCGGCACTGACCTATAACCAGCGATGGCTCATGTCAAAAAGACAGATTGCACGCGAGATTATAGATAACACCGATATTAAGGAAATAGTGTATCTTGAGAGATACAACAAAGATGTGCTGGAGCCGAAAACAGCCAGTGAAATTAAATCATAA